A genomic stretch from Thermomonospora umbrina includes:
- a CDS encoding (deoxy)nucleoside triphosphate pyrophosphohydrolase, which yields MMAIVRGGRGPGRNGVVVIIVVVGAAIIRDGRLLAAQRSEPPRLAGGWELPGGKVDLGESDEDALVRECHEELGVKIRLNERIGEDWPLSDEGSVLRVWTAEILEGEPAALEHLALRWLGLGDLYEVDWLPGDLPVVDVLREHLG from the coding sequence ATGATGGCGATCGTCCGCGGCGGGCGCGGGCCGGGTCGGAACGGGGTGGTCGTCATCATCGTCGTGGTCGGAGCCGCGATCATCCGGGACGGTCGCCTGTTGGCCGCGCAGCGGTCGGAGCCGCCGCGGTTGGCGGGCGGTTGGGAGCTGCCCGGGGGCAAGGTCGACTTGGGCGAGTCGGACGAGGACGCGCTGGTCCGCGAGTGCCATGAGGAGCTGGGTGTCAAGATCCGGCTGAACGAGCGGATCGGCGAGGACTGGCCGCTGAGCGACGAGGGCAGCGTGCTGCGGGTCTGGACCGCGGAGATCCTCGAAGGTGAGCCCGCCGCCCTGGAGCATCTGGCGCTGCGCTGGCTGGGGCTCGGCGATCTGTACGAGGTCGACTGGCTGCCCGGGGACCTGCCCGTCGTCGACGTCCTGCGCGAGCACCTCGGCTGA